A genomic window from Bos javanicus breed banteng chromosome 13, ARS-OSU_banteng_1.0, whole genome shotgun sequence includes:
- the INSM1 gene encoding insulinoma-associated protein 1, producing the protein MPRGFLVKRSKKSTPVSYRIRGGEDGDRALLLLPGCGGARASPPAPGPGSGPGPLQPPPPTERAHAALAAALACAPGPPPPPPGLRAAHFGNPEAAHPAPLYSPTRPVSREHEKHKYFERSFNLGSPVSAESFPTPVALLVGGGGGGGGANGAGGGGTCSGDPLLFAPAELKMGTAFSAAAEAARGPGPGPPLPPAAALRPPGKRPSPPASAAAAAEPPAKVAKAPGSKKPKAIRKLHFEDEVTTSPVLGLKIKEGPVEAPRGRAGGAARPLGEFICQLCKEEYADPFALAQHKCSRIVRVEYRCPECAKVFSCPANLASHRRWHKPRPAPAAARACEPETPARAEAREATGGGGSDRDTPSPGGVSESGSEDGLYECHHCAKKFRRQAYLRKHLLAHHQALQAKGAPPPAPPAEDLLALYPGPDEKVPQEAAGDGEAAGVLGLSASAECHLCPVCGETFPSKGAQERHLRLLHAAQVFPCKYCPATFYSSPGLTRHINKCHPSENRQVILLQVPVRPAC; encoded by the coding sequence ATGCCCCGCGGCTTCCTGGTGAAGCGCAGCAAGAAGTCCACGCCGGTATCCTACCGGATCCGCGGCGGCGAGGACGGCGATCGGGCGCTGCTACTCTTGCCGGGCTGCGGGGGCGCCCGCGCCTCTCCCCCGGCGCCCGGCCCGGGGTCGGGGCCGGGCCcgctgcagccgccgccgccgacCGAGCGCGCCCATGCGGCGCTCGCCGCCGCGCTCGCCTGCGCGCCGGGCCCGCCGCCACCCCCGCCAGGGCTGCGGGCCGCGCACTTCGGCAACCCTGAGGCCGCGCACCCGGCGCCGCTCTACAGCCCCACGCGGCCCGTGAGCCGCGAGCACGAAAAGCACAAGTACTTCGAGCGCAGCTTCAACCTCGGCTCGCCGGTCTCGGCCGAGTCCTTCCCCACGCCCGTCGCGCTGCTCGtgggtggcggcggcggcggcggcggggccaaCGGCGCCGGAGGTGGTGGCACCTGCAGCGGCGACCCGCTGCTCTTCGCGCCCGCCGAGCTCAAGATGGGCACGGCTTTCTCGGCGGCAGCCGAGGCGGCCCGCGGCCCGGGGCCTGGTCCCCCACTGCCCCCCGCCGCCGCCTTGCGGCCCCCGGGCAAGCGGCCTTCGCCCCCAGCCTCCGCCGCGGCTGCCGCAGAGCCGCCCGCCAAGGTAGCCAAGGCCCCGGGTTCCAAGAAGCCCAAAGCCATCCGCAAGCTGCACTTCGAGGACGAGGTGACCACGTCGCCCGTGCTGGGGCTCAAGATCAAGGAGGGTCCGGTGGAGGCGCCGCGAGGCCGCGCGGGGGGTGCGGCGCGGCCGCTGGGCGAGTTCATCTGCCAGCTCTGCAAAGAGGAGTACGCCGACCCCTTCGCGCTGGCACAGCACAAGTGCTCGCGGATCGTGCGCGTGGAGTACCGCTGCCCCGAGTGCGCCAAGGTCTTCAGCTGCCCGGCCAACCTGGCCTCGCATCGCCGCTGGCACAAACCGCGGCCTgcgcccgccgccgcccgcgcgtGCGAGCCCGAAACTCCTGCCCGGGCGGAGGCGCGGGAGGCGACAGGCGGCGGTGGCAGCGACCGCGACACGCCGAGCCCGGGCGGCGTGTCCGAATCGGGCTCCGAGGACGGGCTCTACGAGTGCCACCACTGCGCCAAGAAGTTCCGCCGCCAGGCCTATCTGCGCAAGCACCTGCTGGCGCACCACCAGGCGCTGCAGGCCAAGGGCGCGCCGCCGCCGGCGCCCCCGGCCGAGGACCTACTGGCCTTGTACCCCGGGCCCGACGAGAAGGTGCCCCAGGAGGCGGCCGGCGACGGCGAGGCGGCCGGCGTGCTGGGCCTGAGTGCGTCCGCCGAGTGCCACCTGTGCCCGGTGTGCGGGGAGACGTTCCCCAGCAAAGGCGCCCAGGAGCGCCACCTGCGCCTGCTGCACGCCGCCCAGGTGTTCCCCTGCAAGTACTGCCCGGCCACCTTCTACAGCTCGCCCGGCCTCACGAGGCACATCAACAAGTGCCACCCGTCCGAGAACAGACAGGTGATCCTCCTGCAGGTGCCCGTGCGTCCGGCCTGCTAG